The following DNA comes from Enterocloster bolteae.
TTTGGTCCATCTGTTCCGGTGACAGATTATCCCCGGTAAAAAAATCATTAATCTCCCCTGCATCCAATGTGTTGTGTTTGGTTTTTGCATGTTCGACCAGCTTTTCCAGCTTCTTTAAAAAATCGTCCTTTTCCACTGATAAACGTCCTTTCGCTTAAAGGTAAATGTGGAAACTCCCACAACTTATCATTATATACCATCGAAAACCTTATTTCAACAATTTTCGACATTTATTTTTATTCTATCTGTTTCCGCCCTGATCCCTCTTCCGGATGATTTCTCAACAGAATCTGCACGTTCTCCCTGATATTTCCAATGGTGACCTCGGTCCTGGATCCGCCATACTCGCCGTCCAGCACCCAGTCCACCTCCTGTTCCGAAGTAAGGCGTATGGAGGATGTCTTGAACTTATACACATACTCGTTGGGTTCTTCCCTGAGAAACATGTAGGATATGATATTGCTCAAATCCACCGGTGTCCTGGGCATCCGTATGAGCAGCACCTCAAAGAGACCGTCATTGAGGGCCACAGACTGGTTCACCAGCCCCTTAAACCCGCCTACACTGATGGTATTGGTCACCATGCCAAAGGCAAAATCTTCCTCCAGCACCTGTCCGTCCCACTCCACCTTCATATGATAGGGCTTCAGTCCTGCCAGGCTCTTTACGCCTTCCAGCATATAGGCCTGGTGTCCCAAAAGATTCTTCCTGTCCTGGGATGTCAGATAGGACACCTCTGTAAAAGCCCCAAAAGCTGCTATATACATAAAATTCATGTCCTCGCAAAAGGTTCCGGTGTCAATGGCAAAGGGAGTTCCCTCCACAATATCCCAGGCAGCCAGGGGCATGCGTTTTGGTATTCCCAGGCTGGTGGCAAAGTCATTGGTGGATCCGGCAGGAATATAGCCCAGAAGCGGCATTTTCTTAAGCTTCATCATTCCGGATATGGTTTCATTGAGTGTGCCGTCTCCGCCGCTGCACACCACCACATCCACCTTTTTACCCAGCCGGGCCACCACTTCCATGGCATCCTTCTGCTTTTGGGTAACGTGGACACGAAGCTCATATCCGGCCTTGGTGAAAATATCCAGTATTTCCATCAGCTGTCCCTTGATCTGTTCCTTACCGGAACGGGGATTGAATACAAACAACATTTTTTTCATCCTGCATTCCTCCCTTTCAGTGTAACCATTTTTGTCAATCTTATCCAATGAGCTTTGTATATGCGTTAAATGCATTGGGCAAAGCGTATGTGTGCTCCAGTTCCTCCCTGGATACCATGAAACAGGATAAGGGCTCCTCCTCCTGTGAGAGAACCACCCTGTACCCGGTCATATGCCACTCCACATGTGAAAACACATGCTTTGCCTCCGGCAGCAGCTCCACCGACGCCACCTGCTCCCTGTCAAGTCCCAGCACCTGCGGCACCGTCTCCCCGGAAGTCTTTCCCTCAATGTTGGGAAGCTCGTAAAGGGAGGCCAGCAGTCCCTTGGGAGGGCGCTTGCGTATGGCCACCTTATCCTGATATTCTATGATAAAAACGGTCCGCTCCTCGATCTTCCTCGCCTTGGCCGGAGATTTGTACGGAATCTCCTTCCACCAGCCGTTCTTTCTTGTAAGGCAGATGGAGGCCAGAGGACACTGGCTGCATCTGGGTTCGCCGCCGGGTATGCACACCAGGGCCCCGATTTCTATGAGACCCTGGTTGTAATGGCTGGCCTCATCCTGCGGCATCACGGCTTTAAGCTCTGCCTCGATGCCAGTCTTCACCGAGGCTTTCTTTATATCCTCCCGGTCCCCCAGGAGCCTGGAAATGACGCGGAGCACATTGCCGTCCACGGCCGGCAGCGGAATGCCGTAGGCAATGGATGCAATGGCCCCTGCTGTATAGCTTCCGATTCCCGGCAGCCGTATCAGTTCATCAAAGGATGCAGGAAGGCAGCCGCCGTATTCTGACATAATCATCTGGGCCGCTGCCTTTAAATTTCTGGCCCGGTTATAATATCCCAGGCCTTCCCACATCTTCATGAGATGATCGTCTTCTGCCTGTGCCAGATGGGACACAGTGGGAAACGCTTCCATGAAGCGCTCAAAATAGGGCTTGACCGCCTCTACCCTGGTCTGCTGGAGCATGATTTCCGATATCCATACCCGGTATGGCTTCGGATCATCCCTCCATGGAAGGGAGCGGGCCCTGGATGAATACCAGGCCAGCAGGGGGCGTTCCACAGCACTGAGACGTTCCCTGCGTCCAAGAGGCATTTCCTCCCTCTCCAGTACCTGGAGGCGGTCATACAAATGTCCTGTATCATACATATCCATATATACCTCTTACCGATACCTCCCCTGAAATGACGGCTGATATGTTTCCGTCCTCCCGTCTGACCAGAAGGCTGCCTTCATTGTCAATGCCCAGGGCCTTTCCTTTGTACTGACCTCTGGGGTCCAGCACCAGGACCTCTTTGTTCAAGTTGACAAGGGCCTTATTGTAGTCATCCCTGAGACCCGACATATCACATGTCTTCATGAAGATATCATAATAATATTCAAAACTGTCCGCCACTGCGGCAATGACTAAGCTGCGCTTAATGCTCCTGCCTGCCTCCAGCTTAAGGGAGGTGGCTGTTGCCCTGATTTCCTCCGGAAAGTCATCTATATTTACATTGATTCCAATACCGGGTATCACATAGCGGATGCATTCCACTTCCGTACTCATCTCCGTGAGGATTCCGCATATCTTCTTGCCATTCAGAACCGCATCGTTGGGCCATTTAATCATGGCCTCAAGTCCCGTGCTCTCCTTCACGCCCCTGACCACTGACAGCCCCGCAATAAGGGTCAGCATGGATGCGCTCATGGGAGACATGACCGGCCTGAGCACCATGCTCATCCAGATGCCTGTACCGGCCGGGGAGACCCAGCTTTTCCCCCTCCGCCCTTTTCCGGCGGTCTGGCGGTCTGCAACCACCAGTGTTCCGTGGGGCGCTCCCTCTTCTGCCAGTTTCCTGGCTCTTATATTGGTGGAATCCGTCTCATCAAAATATTCCAGCCTAGTCCCAATCCACTGCGTGTGCAGCATGGATGCAAGCTCAGCCTGGGTTATGACGTCAGCACCTTCCACAAGCCGGTATCCCCTGTTCCGGACCGCCTCTATTACATATCCTTCTT
Coding sequences within:
- a CDS encoding diacylglycerol/lipid kinase family protein, with translation MKKMLFVFNPRSGKEQIKGQLMEILDIFTKAGYELRVHVTQKQKDAMEVVARLGKKVDVVVCSGGDGTLNETISGMMKLKKMPLLGYIPAGSTNDFATSLGIPKRMPLAAWDIVEGTPFAIDTGTFCEDMNFMYIAAFGAFTEVSYLTSQDRKNLLGHQAYMLEGVKSLAGLKPYHMKVEWDGQVLEEDFAFGMVTNTISVGGFKGLVNQSVALNDGLFEVLLIRMPRTPVDLSNIISYMFLREEPNEYVYKFKTSSIRLTSEQEVDWVLDGEYGGSRTEVTIGNIRENVQILLRNHPEEGSGRKQIE
- a CDS encoding biotin--[acetyl-CoA-carboxylase] ligase; the encoded protein is MKTEILRMLKSTEDYLSGQQLCGMLGVSRTAVWKAVGELREEGYVIEAVRNRGYRLVEGADVITQAELASMLHTQWIGTRLEYFDETDSTNIRARKLAEEGAPHGTLVVADRQTAGKGRRGKSWVSPAGTGIWMSMVLRPVMSPMSASMLTLIAGLSVVRGVKESTGLEAMIKWPNDAVLNGKKICGILTEMSTEVECIRYVIPGIGINVNIDDFPEEIRATATSLKLEAGRSIKRSLVIAAVADSFEYYYDIFMKTCDMSGLRDDYNKALVNLNKEVLVLDPRGQYKGKALGIDNEGSLLVRREDGNISAVISGEVSVRGIYGYV
- the mutY gene encoding A/G-specific adenine glycosylase, with the translated sequence MDMYDTGHLYDRLQVLEREEMPLGRRERLSAVERPLLAWYSSRARSLPWRDDPKPYRVWISEIMLQQTRVEAVKPYFERFMEAFPTVSHLAQAEDDHLMKMWEGLGYYNRARNLKAAAQMIMSEYGGCLPASFDELIRLPGIGSYTAGAIASIAYGIPLPAVDGNVLRVISRLLGDREDIKKASVKTGIEAELKAVMPQDEASHYNQGLIEIGALVCIPGGEPRCSQCPLASICLTRKNGWWKEIPYKSPAKARKIEERTVFIIEYQDKVAIRKRPPKGLLASLYELPNIEGKTSGETVPQVLGLDREQVASVELLPEAKHVFSHVEWHMTGYRVVLSQEEEPLSCFMVSREELEHTYALPNAFNAYTKLIG